One part of the Rutidosis leptorrhynchoides isolate AG116_Rl617_1_P2 chromosome 1, CSIRO_AGI_Rlap_v1, whole genome shotgun sequence genome encodes these proteins:
- the LOC139847267 gene encoding uncharacterized protein — MNDILSYSANPLPYYFRWFHRRQDSRGKWSISTHLKVIAALRQLAYGYTPDTLDEYLQSERVGRESLHNFCKCIIDLYVNAITVTQLLCLKPSPRMIIGFGMHAYFGVAGSNNDINVLNSSDLFNSMLNEEMSDVLYHINGVQYRRGYYLADGIYPPRATFVKGFSSAVDKIRSYFTRKQAGARKDVERTFGILQGRWHILQQPA, encoded by the exons ATGAATGATATTCTAAGCTACTCTGCAAATCCGTTGCCGTATTATTTTAGATGGTTTCATCGAAGACAAGATTCACGTGGTAAGTGGAGTATTAGTACGCATTTAAAGGTCATAGCCGCACTACGTCAGCTAGCATACGGTTACACACCGGATACTTTGGATGAGTATCTGCAATCTGAACGAGTTGGCCGGGAATCTCTACACAACTTTTGTAAGTGTATCATTGATTTGTACGTGAAT GCGATCACAGTCACCCAACTATTATGCTTGAAGCCTTCGCCTCGTATGATAATTGGATTTGGCATGCATGCGTATTTTGGTGTTGCGGGTTCAAACAACGATATAAATGTGCTAAACAGTAGTGATTTGTTCAACTCAATGCTTAATGAGGAAATGTCTGACGTCCTGTATCATATAAACGGTGTTCAGTACAGAAGAGGGTACTATTTAGCTGACGGTATTTATCCACCAAGGGCCACATTTGTTAAGGGATTTTCAAGTGCCGTTGACAAAATTCGTTCTTACTTTACAAGGAAACAAGCGGGTGCTCGCAAAGACGTTGAAAGAACTTTTGGAATTCTACAAGGTCGTTGGCATATTCTTCAACAACCCGCATGA